From the Clostridiales bacterium FE2011 genome, one window contains:
- a CDS encoding SH3 domain-containing protein produces MTIKHQWILKRATALLAALLLALSALPLASAASADWAALQINLSWYDSMGVMQSAAAFPAAETEAGEGCFWVQIPADAPLDGLTFSVIHPAHEYQYSPEPGSILAGVTDAGEYMDGVSCIPVSATDPETGMTEVFYLYISTVTAQPMPAPEEPEPYTEPEPEPYTEPQPEPEPYTEPQPEPEPYTEPQPEPEPYTEPQPEPEPYTEPQPEPEPYTEPQPEPEPYTEPQPEPEPYTEPQPEPEPYTEPQPEPEPYTEPQPEPEPYTEPQPEPETYTEPQPEPETYTEPEPEVQTEVPTEAPVMPIGEIINRYGKTTAKVNYRQEPSKNAGKYGELAPDTMVYLIYTDVNSAGEVWTLVEAEGHTGYLMSEFITVLTTEDSDAYNNAQPIPAHIYTYEEVFPTPAAEPEPAAEPAPAAEPEPAAEPAPAAEPEPAAEPAPAAEPEPAADPAPAAEPEPVAEPAPAAEPEPVAEPAPAAEPEPVAEPAPAAEPEPAAEPAPAAEPVPAAEPEPAAEPAPAAEQEPVTVTEAPVIVDGEMMNRYGLTNAGKLALREQPDKKGKELARLDKGIHVYMYRADQNSAGESWTYVEVNGRRGYIKTEFLSALTQQDSDEWDSIQPTRAPVMTEAELFPQPEEPAAEPAPAEPEASNPEANVPENGETGIGTPESSEPEASAPESNTPETNTTENNNPEANVPENGETGIGTPESNNPETDKPETDQPAASQPEVETPAPEIPVGEMMNRYGKTNSKVFFRKDPSTKSSKLSQLGKNTYVYMIHTKEYDNNEVWTYALVNGKPGYIMTEYLDALTEEDSKAWDQAQSSPAPVYNREEFFPTATPVPTDTPAPTDPPTEPPTATPVPTDTPAPTDPPTAPPTATPTTPPTDPPTAPPTDTPFVPTDTPVPAPTPVAPTQEPPQRSGYGITIGDGIPVRERPTAASAIKEELPVNKIVYVYGQIYQDGIAWHEIEHDGKWGYVRADLIRIMSYGEMAAYEEMLQPQETPIPNVTIAPYTYDPNELSCYGYVTTDAVNFRTEPSSSSRRIRLMKRYATFIVYGSVQADGETWYKVSYDGQMGYLNGKYFKQMTVSEAEQFLKSDKYREGLANNSAQSTANSNAGSSPTTTGSPTGIVTAEDQKVSEWVNPAAGAAVSYKPFDPFATPEPLPENEFENNEFVNSLIDQVKAGTLKQEELKMELEKFYKDAADPAAVVDRAMAYIEGKTELATEEPSQSPEPLATEEITEFPQEQSTGGGAGWVAAGLVLAAGAGGGYYWYLQRERKRKAAQRMAQKRVAQQNRAAQQNKPRTAERPGAGNGTGTANAASAQNAARVRTGNYTGSAGTTKPRVTPTTPSNGTSNGKPYGTGTKNPYGRYTRSGSDEESAYTASFKPEGGESRPRRSRSGDSDQTPEA; encoded by the coding sequence ATGACGATCAAGCATCAATGGATCCTGAAAAGAGCGACAGCACTGCTGGCAGCTCTGCTGCTGGCACTTTCCGCACTGCCCTTGGCTTCAGCCGCAAGCGCTGACTGGGCGGCATTGCAGATCAATCTCAGCTGGTATGACAGCATGGGCGTTATGCAGAGTGCTGCTGCCTTCCCAGCCGCAGAAACTGAGGCGGGAGAAGGCTGTTTCTGGGTACAGATTCCCGCGGACGCTCCGCTGGACGGACTCACTTTTTCAGTCATCCATCCTGCACATGAATATCAGTATTCTCCCGAACCCGGCAGCATACTGGCAGGCGTGACAGACGCAGGAGAATATATGGACGGCGTCAGCTGTATTCCTGTATCCGCAACGGATCCGGAAACCGGCATGACGGAAGTGTTCTATCTGTATATTTCCACAGTAACTGCCCAGCCGATGCCGGCACCGGAAGAACCGGAACCGTATACAGAGCCCGAACCTGAACCCTATACCGAGCCGCAGCCGGAACCGGAACCCTATACTGAGCCGCAGCCTGAACCGGAACCCTACACCGAGCCGCAGCCCGAACCGGAACCCTATACTGAGCCGCAGCCCGAACCGGAACCCTACACTGAGCCGCAGCCCGAACCGGAACCTTATACCGAGCCGCAGCCCGAACCGGAACCCTACACTGAGCCGCAGCCCGAACCGGAACCCTACACTGAGCCGCAGCCCGAACCGGAACCTTATACCGAGCCGCAGCCCGAACCGGAACCCTACACCGAGCCGCAGCCCGAACCGGAACCCTACACCGAGCCGCAGCCTGAACCGGAAACCTATACCGAGCCGCAGCCTGAACCGGAAACCTATACCGAGCCGGAACCCGAGGTGCAGACGGAAGTACCTACGGAAGCGCCTGTGATGCCGATCGGAGAAATCATCAACCGTTACGGCAAGACGACTGCAAAGGTCAATTACCGCCAGGAACCGAGCAAAAACGCCGGCAAATACGGAGAACTTGCTCCGGATACGATGGTTTACCTGATCTATACCGACGTCAACAGCGCCGGAGAAGTATGGACGCTGGTTGAAGCAGAAGGTCATACCGGTTATCTGATGAGCGAATTCATCACTGTGCTGACAACTGAGGACAGTGACGCATACAACAATGCCCAGCCGATTCCGGCACACATCTATACATACGAGGAAGTATTCCCCACGCCTGCCGCTGAGCCGGAACCCGCCGCGGAACCTGCTCCCGCAGCTGAACCGGAACCTGCCGCGGAGCCTGCTCCCGCAGCTGAACCGGAACCTGCCGCGGAGCCTGCTCCCGCAGCTGAACCGGAACCTGCCGCGGATCCTGCGCCTGCCGCTGAACCGGAACCCGTCGCAGAACCTGCTCCCGCTGCTGAACCGGAACCCGTCGCAGAGCCTGCTCCCGCTGCTGAACCGGAACCCGTCGCAGAGCCTGCTCCTGCTGCTGAACCGGAACCCGCAGCCGAGCCTGCTCCCGCAGCCGAGCCTGTACCTGCCGCTGAACCCGAACCCGCAGCTGAGCCTGCCCCCGCCGCTGAGCAGGAACCTGTAACGGTTACAGAAGCTCCTGTGATTGTTGACGGTGAAATGATGAACCGTTACGGCCTCACCAATGCTGGAAAGCTTGCGCTTCGCGAACAGCCGGACAAAAAGGGCAAGGAACTTGCACGGCTTGACAAGGGAATCCACGTCTATATGTACCGCGCGGACCAGAACAGCGCCGGCGAAAGCTGGACGTACGTTGAGGTGAACGGGCGGAGAGGCTATATTAAAACAGAATTCCTGAGTGCACTGACACAGCAGGACAGCGATGAGTGGGACAGCATTCAGCCGACCCGCGCTCCTGTGATGACGGAGGCAGAGCTGTTCCCGCAGCCGGAAGAACCTGCCGCAGAACCGGCACCTGCTGAACCTGAAGCCAGTAATCCCGAAGCCAACGTACCTGAAAACGGCGAGACCGGCATCGGAACTCCTGAAAGCAGTGAACCCGAAGCAAGTGCACCTGAAAGCAATACTCCCGAAACCAACACAACAGAAAACAACAATCCTGAAGCCAACGTACCCGAAAACGGCGAGACCGGCATCGGAACTCCCGAAAGCAACAATCCGGAAACCGACAAACCTGAGACGGATCAGCCTGCTGCCAGTCAGCCTGAGGTGGAAACGCCCGCTCCCGAAATTCCGGTGGGCGAGATGATGAACCGCTACGGTAAGACAAACAGCAAGGTGTTCTTCCGCAAGGATCCCAGCACCAAGTCCAGCAAACTGAGCCAGCTGGGTAAAAACACCTACGTATACATGATCCATACCAAGGAATATGACAATAACGAGGTCTGGACATACGCACTGGTGAACGGTAAACCCGGATACATCATGACAGAGTACCTGGATGCCCTGACTGAAGAAGACAGCAAGGCATGGGATCAGGCACAATCCAGTCCTGCACCCGTATATAACAGAGAGGAGTTCTTCCCGACAGCAACGCCTGTCCCGACTGACACTCCGGCTCCGACGGATCCCCCGACTGAGCCGCCGACAGCAACGCCTGTCCCGACAGACACTCCGGCCCCGACAGATCCTCCGACCGCGCCGCCGACTGCCACGCCGACCACGCCGCCGACCGATCCTCCGACTGCACCCCCGACGGATACGCCGTTCGTACCGACAGATACTCCGGTGCCCGCTCCGACGCCGGTTGCTCCGACACAGGAGCCTCCGCAGCGCAGCGGATACGGAATCACCATCGGTGACGGTATTCCGGTACGTGAAAGACCGACTGCAGCAAGCGCGATCAAGGAAGAGCTTCCGGTCAACAAGATTGTGTATGTTTACGGCCAGATCTACCAGGACGGTATTGCCTGGCATGAAATCGAGCATGACGGTAAGTGGGGCTACGTCCGCGCTGACCTGATCCGGATTATGTCCTACGGAGAAATGGCAGCTTACGAAGAGATGCTGCAGCCGCAGGAAACCCCGATCCCCAACGTGACAATCGCACCCTATACCTATGATCCGAACGAACTGAGCTGCTATGGCTATGTGACGACAGACGCGGTGAACTTCCGGACAGAACCCAGTTCCAGTTCCAGAAGAATCCGCCTGATGAAGCGTTACGCGACATTCATCGTTTACGGATCTGTGCAGGCTGACGGCGAAACCTGGTATAAGGTTTCCTACGACGGCCAGATGGGTTACCTGAACGGCAAATACTTTAAACAGATGACGGTCAGCGAAGCAGAACAGTTCCTGAAGTCTGACAAGTACAGAGAGGGCCTGGCCAACAACAGCGCCCAGAGTACAGCGAACAGCAACGCAGGATCTTCTCCGACCACAACCGGCAGCCCCACCGGTATCGTAACCGCTGAGGACCAGAAGGTCAGCGAGTGGGTGAATCCCGCCGCAGGAGCCGCTGTAAGCTACAAACCGTTTGATCCGTTTGCCACACCTGAACCGCTGCCTGAAAATGAGTTTGAGAACAATGAGTTCGTCAACTCCCTGATCGATCAGGTGAAGGCAGGAACGCTGAAGCAGGAAGAGCTGAAGATGGAACTGGAGAAGTTCTATAAAGACGCTGCTGATCCTGCCGCGGTTGTGGACAGGGCCATGGCCTATATTGAAGGCAAGACTGAGCTGGCTACTGAAGAACCTTCCCAGTCTCCTGAACCTCTTGCAACAGAAGAAATCACTGAGTTCCCGCAGGAACAGAGCACAGGCGGCGGAGCCGGATGGGTTGCTGCCGGCCTGGTACTGGCTGCCGGCGCTGGCGGCGGATACTACTGGTACCTGCAGCGTGAACGCAAACGGAAAGCAGCCCAGAGAATGGCCCAGAAGCGTGTCGCACAGCAGAACAGAGCGGCGCAGCAGAACAAGCCCAGAACAGCAGAACGGCCCGGTGCCGGTAACGGAACAGGGACAGCCAATGCTGCTTCCGCACAGAATGCTGCCAGGGTACGGACCGGAAACTATACGGGCAGCGCTGGCACAACAAAGCCCAGGGTAACGCCGACCACACCTTCCAACGGAACCAGTAACGGAAAGCCATACGGAACCGGCACTAAGAATCCGTACGGACGCTATACCAGATCCGGATCGGATGAGGAATCGGCTTACACAGCCAGTTTCAAACCGGAAGGCGGAGAATCCAGACCCCGCCGCAGCAGAAGCGGTGATTCTGACCAGACACCCGAAGCATAA
- a CDS encoding GNAT family N-acetyltransferase, which translates to MSFLWSRFLAAPKNPDGFMSPPAFFYRLPELETEDLILRKPRMRDAKDIFRYASDPEVARYVLWEPHRSVSETASFVRDLRVRIRAGYPSSWVVTLRETGLVIGTIGFVWYSTDNNAAELGYSFSREYWNHGYATQALRAVIDCLFSSLPLNRLEAQHDVRNPASGRVMQKCGLTQEGILRGRIMNKGEYIDTALYSVLRSDWEKGSAVGTHPALEDVFPGH; encoded by the coding sequence ATGAGTTTTTTATGGAGCCGCTTCCTGGCCGCGCCGAAAAATCCGGATGGTTTTATGTCTCCGCCGGCCTTCTTTTACCGTCTGCCTGAGCTGGAAACTGAAGATCTGATCCTCCGCAAGCCTCGTATGCGAGACGCGAAGGATATCTTTCGTTATGCCTCGGACCCGGAAGTGGCGCGTTATGTCCTTTGGGAGCCTCACCGCAGTGTCTCCGAAACCGCTTCATTTGTCCGGGATCTGCGTGTCCGAATCCGGGCAGGTTATCCTTCTTCCTGGGTTGTGACCCTCCGGGAAACCGGCCTTGTCATCGGCACCATCGGTTTCGTCTGGTACTCCACCGATAACAACGCGGCGGAACTGGGCTACAGTTTCTCCCGGGAATACTGGAATCACGGCTATGCCACCCAGGCCCTGCGTGCCGTGATTGACTGTCTCTTTTCTTCCCTGCCCCTGAACCGTCTGGAAGCCCAGCATGATGTCCGCAATCCGGCCAGCGGCCGGGTAATGCAGAAATGCGGCCTCACACAGGAAGGGATCCTGCGGGGCCGCATTATGAACAAAGGAGAATATATCGATACTGCGCTGTACTCCGTTCTTCGTTCAGACTGGGAAAAAGGCTCAGCGGTAGGCACTCATCCGGCGCTTGAAGACGTCTTCCCTGGCCACTGA
- a CDS encoding flavin reductase family protein, with translation MDKYSYQILPPSTLLNPAPVVLVSCGDPERPENCNMITVAWAGTVNSDPPMVSVSIRKERYSHGLISASGEFVVNLVDEKMARPVDLCGVKSGRDTDKAKETGLNYIQAEGLDTAPAVEGAPVSLCCKVRHTLELGSHDMFVGEVVSVMVREDLLDAGGSLHLEKAGLIAYSHGLYQKLGEVMGFFGWSVAREDVFKRRMSAYR, from the coding sequence ATGGATAAGTACAGCTATCAGATTCTGCCGCCTTCCACACTGCTGAATCCCGCCCCTGTGGTGCTTGTCAGCTGTGGAGATCCGGAAAGGCCGGAAAACTGCAATATGATTACCGTTGCCTGGGCGGGAACGGTCAATTCCGATCCGCCGATGGTATCCGTCAGCATCCGGAAGGAACGTTATTCACACGGCCTGATCAGCGCATCCGGTGAATTTGTTGTGAACCTTGTGGATGAAAAAATGGCCCGTCCCGTGGACCTGTGCGGCGTAAAAAGCGGCAGGGACACAGACAAGGCAAAGGAAACCGGATTGAATTATATTCAGGCGGAAGGACTGGATACTGCCCCGGCAGTTGAGGGCGCACCTGTGAGCCTGTGCTGCAAGGTGCGGCACACACTGGAACTGGGCAGCCACGATATGTTTGTGGGTGAGGTTGTTTCCGTGATGGTACGGGAGGATCTCCTGGACGCCGGCGGAAGCCTGCATCTGGAAAAAGCCGGGCTGATTGCCTACAGCCACGGCCTGTATCAGAAACTGGGTGAAGTGATGGGATTCTTCGGCTGGTCAGTGGCCAGGGAAGACGTCTTCAAGCGCCGGATGAGTGCCTACCGCTGA
- a CDS encoding metallophosphoesterase: MNAYRGKHVSSASRRSGPSFRRGRHQVRNRHRRRWLIFLIVLLILMICYPLVEARLLQTENKTLQSDDFPIEANNLRVVYLSDIHYGFWFSDADLSRLIGRINSLRPDLLLFGGDYATDNETAIKFFRTLQKQGTIHSRYGIYGVIGEADRGESDATCKQLTEAMTNAGVVPLVNKVAPVNIAGRQIFIAGLDDKLTGKPDIKGVAKSVNAGDYVILLCHNPSVIQEAQVAVDASGNLSWFDLGLFGHTHAGQMAFFSTALNIAEDVPDRYRSGWLKENRVDLLISPGIGTSVFPGRLFCFPTIHCITITY; the protein is encoded by the coding sequence ATGAACGCGTACCGTGGAAAACATGTTTCTTCCGCTTCCCGCCGTTCCGGTCCCTCCTTCCGCCGCGGCCGTCATCAGGTGCGGAACCGTCATCGTCGTCGCTGGCTGATCTTCCTGATCGTGCTGCTCATTCTGATGATCTGTTATCCCCTGGTGGAGGCGCGTCTTCTCCAGACAGAAAACAAGACCCTTCAGAGTGATGATTTCCCGATAGAAGCAAACAATCTCCGTGTGGTTTATCTCAGTGATATTCATTACGGCTTCTGGTTCTCTGACGCGGATCTGAGCCGTCTGATCGGCCGGATCAATTCCCTCCGTCCTGACCTGCTGCTCTTCGGGGGAGATTATGCCACCGATAACGAAACCGCCATTAAGTTCTTCCGCACTTTGCAGAAACAGGGAACTATCCACTCCCGTTACGGCATCTACGGTGTCATCGGTGAAGCTGACCGCGGAGAATCTGACGCCACCTGCAAGCAGCTGACAGAGGCCATGACCAATGCCGGCGTTGTCCCGCTGGTCAACAAAGTCGCCCCTGTAAATATCGCCGGCCGGCAGATCTTCATTGCAGGCCTGGACGACAAGCTGACCGGCAAACCGGATATTAAAGGCGTTGCCAAATCTGTCAATGCCGGCGACTATGTGATTCTGCTCTGCCATAACCCTTCCGTCATTCAGGAAGCCCAGGTGGCTGTGGATGCTTCCGGAAACCTCAGCTGGTTTGATCTGGGGCTGTTCGGCCACACGCATGCCGGACAGATGGCTTTCTTCTCTACCGCATTGAATATTGCGGAAGATGTTCCGGACAGATACCGCAGCGGATGGCTGAAGGAAAACCGGGTGGATCTCCTGATTTCTCCCGGCATCGGTACCTCAGTATTCCCAGGCAGGCTTTTCTGTTTCCCCACGATTCACTGCATTACGATCACTTACTGA
- a CDS encoding energy-coupling factor transporter ATPase, translating to MRSDTRVQLNDVSYSYEEQAAPALSDVSAVIQPGEFVAVLGHNGSGKSTMAKLLNALYIPTEGNVLVCGYNTREEKYVWEIRQRAGMIFQNPDNQIVATVVKEDVAFGLENLGVPTEEMLPRIESALSAVRMSKYADKAPHLLSGGQKQRVAIAGILAMEPSVIIADEATAMLDPSGRKEVLETIRTLNRQKGITVVWITHFMEEAALADRVLVVTDGKIRLSGTPAEVFDRVDEMREMHLDVPHMTALAGELRVEGMPLKPGILTVDEFVEEVERLCPLKSAT from the coding sequence ATGCGCTCCGATACCCGCGTTCAGCTGAACGATGTATCCTATTCCTATGAAGAGCAGGCGGCGCCTGCTCTTTCCGACGTCTCTGCGGTCATTCAGCCGGGAGAATTCGTCGCGGTGCTGGGTCATAACGGCTCCGGCAAATCCACAATGGCCAAGCTTCTGAATGCGTTGTATATCCCGACAGAAGGTAATGTCCTGGTCTGCGGTTACAACACCCGTGAAGAAAAATACGTCTGGGAAATCCGCCAGCGTGCAGGCATGATCTTCCAGAATCCCGATAACCAGATTGTTGCCACTGTCGTCAAGGAAGATGTGGCTTTCGGCCTGGAAAATCTCGGCGTCCCCACAGAGGAAATGCTTCCCCGCATTGAAAGTGCCCTTTCCGCCGTACGCATGAGCAAATATGCCGATAAAGCGCCCCATCTGCTGTCCGGCGGCCAGAAACAGCGTGTTGCCATCGCCGGCATCCTGGCCATGGAACCTTCCGTAATCATCGCGGATGAGGCAACGGCAATGCTGGATCCTTCCGGACGCAAGGAAGTGCTCGAGACCATCCGCACGCTGAACCGCCAGAAAGGCATTACTGTGGTCTGGATCACCCATTTCATGGAAGAGGCCGCCCTGGCCGACCGTGTTCTGGTCGTAACCGATGGAAAGATCCGCCTTTCTGGCACTCCTGCCGAGGTTTTCGACCGGGTGGATGAGATGCGGGAAATGCATCTTGACGTTCCCCATATGACTGCGCTTGCGGGTGAGCTCCGTGTGGAAGGTA